A genomic window from Micromonospora violae includes:
- a CDS encoding response regulator transcription factor, with protein sequence MSTSPRPTVLVVDDEPQMVIIVEFALQTQGFDVLTASDGATALHLLRSHRVDLAILDIMMPTMSGLTLCQLIRARSETPILLLSALGHQQDVIAGLEHGADDYVVKPFHPREVALRAQALIRRRRSHPGVIRVGELVIDPATQSVTLHQQRIDLPFTEFKLLTHLASQRGVPQSWQDLLRTVWGTPDMLGGRDVVKSTVYRLRSRLAALPGGGNYLCTLRGVGYFVPDVPSP encoded by the coding sequence ATGAGCACCTCCCCGCGGCCCACCGTGCTGGTGGTCGACGACGAACCACAGATGGTGATCATCGTCGAGTTCGCGCTACAGACCCAGGGCTTCGACGTGCTCACCGCCTCCGACGGCGCCACCGCCCTGCACCTGCTGCGATCCCACCGGGTCGACCTCGCCATCCTCGACATCATGATGCCGACCATGAGCGGCCTGACCCTCTGCCAGCTCATCCGGGCCCGCTCCGAAACGCCCATCCTGCTGCTCAGCGCCCTCGGCCACCAACAGGACGTCATCGCCGGGTTGGAGCACGGCGCCGACGACTATGTCGTCAAACCGTTCCACCCGCGCGAGGTGGCACTGCGCGCGCAGGCGTTGATCCGCCGCCGGCGCAGCCACCCGGGCGTGATCCGGGTCGGCGAGCTCGTCATCGACCCCGCCACCCAGAGCGTGACGCTGCACCAGCAGCGAATCGACCTGCCGTTCACCGAGTTCAAACTCCTGACCCACCTGGCGAGCCAGCGGGGCGTACCGCAGTCCTGGCAGGACCTGCTCCGCACGGTCTGGGGGACGCCGGACATGCTCGGCGGCCGCGACGTGGTGAAGTCGACCGTCTACCGGCTGCGCTCCCGGTTGGCCGCGCTGCCCGGCGGCGGCAACTACCTCTGCACCCTGCGCGGCGTCGGCTACTTCGTGCCGGACGTTCCCTCCCCCTGA
- a CDS encoding sensor histidine kinase, with protein sequence MTSVWWGLMMALVGALAGACACALVLRRRGSRMRAELSTLELTVQRRADQVNALSHELRTPLSMIKGAVDLLREGTPGPLTPAQEKFLRLVDNQSTQVIGLCESLLLQAKIEAGLFTPRLEKADVAVIVRDVIAGMRSLCEQRGQRITLDTPQVMPRILADPMLLTQAMTNLLSNASRFTTTGGSIHVRVMVVDSGVAIYVTDDGAGMTRAERERLFQRFATGRPLVDGTGLGLVITKIIVELHGGEILVHTASTHGTTFLLTLPGHP encoded by the coding sequence ATGACAAGCGTCTGGTGGGGCTTGATGATGGCGCTGGTCGGCGCCCTCGCCGGGGCGTGCGCGTGCGCGCTGGTGCTGCGCCGACGCGGCAGCAGGATGCGTGCCGAGTTGTCCACGCTGGAGCTGACGGTGCAGCGGCGCGCAGACCAGGTCAACGCGCTCAGCCACGAACTGCGCACCCCACTCAGCATGATCAAGGGTGCGGTCGACCTGCTCCGCGAAGGCACGCCCGGGCCGCTGACCCCCGCGCAGGAGAAGTTCCTCCGCCTGGTGGACAACCAGTCCACACAGGTGATCGGCCTCTGCGAGAGTCTGCTGTTACAGGCGAAGATCGAGGCCGGCCTGTTCACGCCCCGCCTGGAGAAGGCTGACGTGGCGGTGATCGTCCGTGATGTCATCGCCGGCATGCGGTCGCTGTGCGAGCAGCGCGGCCAGCGAATCACGCTGGACACCCCACAGGTGATGCCGCGTATCCTGGCCGACCCGATGTTGCTGACCCAGGCCATGACCAACCTGCTCTCCAACGCCAGTCGCTTCACCACGACCGGCGGCAGCATCCACGTGCGGGTCATGGTGGTGGACTCCGGAGTCGCCATCTACGTCACCGACGACGGCGCGGGGATGACGCGGGCCGAGCGGGAACGACTCTTCCAGCGCTTCGCCACGGGTCGGCCGCTCGTCGATGGGACCGGCCTCGGCCTGGTGATCACCAAAATCATTGTCGAACTGCACGGAGGCGAGATTCTCGTGCACACCGCATCCACCCATGGGACGACGTTCCTGCTGACCCTCCCGGGGCACCCATGA
- a CDS encoding ABC transporter substrate-binding protein, protein MVSLRPRRLAALSITLMLTSMTMAACAKQDSGGDHSATDGNVVHVVCGATEDWCAATTEKFSKSTGVKADFVRLSSGEALARVKAGKGSPEFDVWYGGPADGYSAAGSEGLLEPYVSANAAIIPDAYKDPTGLWTGVYVGALGFCSNTKVLAERGVAVPQSWADLLNPKLAKEIGMAHPSTSGTAYTALWTQVQLAGGDQTKSLEYMRKLHPNVLQYTKSGSAPAQMAARGEVAVGVIFSHDCVATVEAGFPDLQVSFPAEGTGYETGGVALVKGARNPVSGKKFVDWALTTEAQEIGPTVKAYQFPTNPDAKVSDKVVKLPSIKMVTYDATVAGQAKSALNKRFDAEVAQAPKS, encoded by the coding sequence GTGGTTTCCCTGCGTCCGCGTCGTCTCGCGGCACTGTCGATCACACTCATGCTCACCTCGATGACCATGGCGGCCTGCGCCAAGCAGGACTCCGGGGGTGACCACAGCGCGACCGACGGCAACGTCGTGCACGTGGTCTGTGGCGCCACCGAAGACTGGTGCGCGGCGACCACCGAGAAGTTCAGCAAGTCCACCGGGGTCAAGGCCGACTTCGTCCGGCTCTCCAGCGGCGAGGCGCTGGCCCGGGTCAAGGCCGGCAAGGGCAGCCCCGAGTTCGACGTCTGGTACGGCGGCCCCGCCGACGGTTACTCCGCCGCCGGTAGCGAGGGCCTGCTCGAACCGTACGTCTCCGCCAACGCGGCGATCATTCCGGACGCGTACAAGGACCCGACCGGTCTCTGGACCGGCGTCTACGTCGGCGCGCTCGGCTTCTGCAGCAACACCAAGGTCCTGGCGGAGCGCGGGGTAGCGGTGCCGCAGTCCTGGGCGGACCTGCTCAACCCGAAGCTCGCGAAGGAGATCGGGATGGCGCACCCCTCCACCTCCGGCACCGCCTACACCGCGCTGTGGACGCAGGTCCAGCTCGCCGGCGGCGACCAGACCAAGTCGCTGGAGTACATGCGCAAGCTGCACCCGAACGTGCTGCAGTACACCAAGTCCGGTTCGGCCCCGGCGCAGATGGCCGCCCGGGGTGAGGTCGCGGTCGGTGTCATCTTCTCGCACGACTGCGTCGCCACCGTCGAGGCCGGCTTCCCGGACCTGCAGGTCAGCTTCCCGGCCGAGGGCACCGGTTATGAGACCGGCGGTGTCGCGCTGGTCAAGGGCGCGCGGAACCCGGTGAGCGGCAAGAAGTTCGTCGACTGGGCGCTGACCACGGAGGCTCAGGAGATCGGCCCGACGGTCAAGGCGTACCAGTTCCCCACCAACCCGGACGCCAAGGTTTCGGACAAGGTCGTCAAGCTGCCGAGCATCAAGATGGTGACCTACGACGCGACGGTCGCCGGGCAGGCGAAGTCCGCGCTGAACAAGCGGTTCGACGCTGAAGTGGCGCAGGCGCCGAAGTCATGA
- a CDS encoding ABC transporter permease, whose translation MTLLLPERSSTFTPPAGARRRRGGDPAIRLLIVVCVLLVAIGAAIPLIAVLATAFAPGALPRYAEFFTSSVDLEILRNTLVLGALVGAGGTALGFLFAFVQARLDVPGKKILHVIAMMPIVSPPFAVATATVVLYGRRGVISNGIFGLEYDIYGLDGLVFVLSMSLFPVAYLGLLGMLRGLDPAVEEAAMNLGASRWRILRTVILPLLAPGLVAPFLLLFVEAIADLANPLVLGGDYTVLASRAYLSVTGEYDLTSASVYCVILLVPSLAMYFGQRWWLNRKVRTTITGRPSGSVHLITGWARWPIYGLALLVAAVIVSLYSTVIIGSVTKVFGVDNTLTLDYLREVVAGPGVEAVLDTLLFAAIATPIAGVVGLMVAWLVVRHLRHTAWLLDLGGTLGVAVPGTVLGIGFVLAYRPDRYVGDVMVFPSLVGGSSLAAGAVVIVLAYVIRSLPAGQRTAVGALTQLHPNIEEASTDLGASALQTFRRVTLPLIRPALLTGLSYSFARSMTSVSTIVLLVTPETKIITSQVMSAASTGRYGVAFAYCTVLTAIVLAGFLVIRIIVGAGAVLHRTATSEGQQK comes from the coding sequence ATGACGCTCCTGCTCCCCGAACGTTCCTCCACCTTCACCCCGCCGGCCGGCGCTCGCCGTCGGCGGGGTGGCGACCCGGCGATCCGCCTGCTGATCGTCGTCTGCGTACTGCTGGTGGCGATCGGCGCGGCCATCCCGCTCATCGCGGTCCTGGCCACAGCGTTCGCACCGGGCGCGTTGCCGCGCTACGCGGAGTTCTTCACCTCGTCGGTCGATCTCGAGATCCTGCGCAACACCCTGGTGCTCGGCGCGCTCGTCGGGGCCGGCGGTACGGCGCTGGGCTTCCTCTTCGCCTTCGTGCAGGCCCGCCTCGACGTACCCGGCAAGAAGATCCTGCACGTCATCGCCATGATGCCGATCGTCAGCCCGCCATTCGCGGTGGCCACCGCGACCGTCGTCCTGTACGGGCGGCGCGGCGTCATCAGCAACGGCATCTTCGGGCTCGAGTACGACATCTACGGCCTGGACGGGCTGGTGTTCGTCCTGTCGATGTCGCTGTTCCCGGTGGCCTACCTGGGTCTGCTCGGCATGCTGCGCGGCCTCGACCCGGCGGTGGAGGAGGCGGCCATGAACCTGGGCGCCAGCCGGTGGCGCATCCTGCGCACGGTGATCCTGCCGCTGCTGGCGCCCGGCCTGGTCGCCCCGTTCCTGCTGCTCTTCGTGGAGGCGATCGCCGACCTGGCCAACCCGCTGGTGCTCGGCGGCGACTACACCGTGCTGGCCAGCCGCGCCTACCTCTCGGTCACCGGCGAGTACGACCTGACCAGCGCGTCGGTCTACTGCGTCATCCTGCTGGTGCCGTCGCTGGCGATGTACTTCGGGCAGCGGTGGTGGCTCAACCGCAAGGTGCGCACCACGATCACCGGCCGACCGTCCGGCAGCGTGCACCTCATCACCGGCTGGGCCCGCTGGCCGATCTACGGCCTCGCCCTGCTGGTCGCCGCGGTGATCGTCAGCCTCTACAGCACCGTGATCATCGGATCGGTGACGAAGGTCTTCGGCGTGGACAACACGCTCACGCTCGACTACCTGCGGGAGGTCGTGGCCGGTCCGGGCGTCGAAGCGGTCCTGGACACCCTGCTGTTCGCCGCCATCGCCACCCCGATCGCCGGCGTCGTCGGCCTGATGGTGGCCTGGCTGGTGGTGCGGCACCTGCGGCACACCGCCTGGCTGCTGGACCTGGGCGGCACGCTGGGGGTCGCGGTCCCCGGCACGGTGCTCGGCATCGGTTTCGTGCTGGCCTACCGCCCGGACCGGTACGTCGGCGACGTGATGGTCTTCCCCAGCCTCGTCGGCGGCAGCTCGCTGGCGGCGGGGGCCGTCGTGATCGTGCTGGCGTACGTGATCCGCAGTCTGCCGGCCGGGCAGCGCACCGCGGTCGGCGCGTTGACCCAGTTGCATCCCAACATCGAGGAGGCCTCCACCGATCTGGGCGCCAGCGCGCTGCAGACCTTCCGGCGGGTGACGCTGCCGCTGATTCGCCCGGCGCTGCTGACCGGGCTGAGCTACAGCTTCGCCCGGAGCATGACCTCCGTCTCGACCATCGTGCTGCTGGTCACGCCGGAAACGAAGATCATCACCTCCCAGGTGATGAGCGCCGCGAGCACCGGTCGGTACGGCGTGGCGTTCGCCTACTGCACCGTCCTCACCGCCATCGTGCTGGCGGGCTTCCTGGTCATCCGAATCATCGTCGGCGCGGGCGCCGTACTGCACCGCACCGCCACCTCCGAAGGGCAGCAGAAATGA